From the genome of Fusarium keratoplasticum isolate Fu6.1 chromosome 11, whole genome shotgun sequence, one region includes:
- a CDS encoding Aldo-ket-red domain-containing protein produces MAPPTVPAPKSLLGRHRLLAPTAGVFVSPICLGTMNFGSVMNDSLGECTKETAFEILDYFYEQGGNFLDTASSYQGEESEKWLGEWLSKTGRRDEFVLATKYTGNFKSRSESTRQQSNFGGNGSKSLHLSVEASLKKLQTTYIDLLYLHFWDMTTDIPEIMQSLNHLVSSGKVLYLGISDTPAWIVVKCNEYARQHGLRQFSVYQGRWSAADRDFERDIIPMCRAEGMGLAPWGTLGRGLFKPKDQIKVDGRNMPSMNNGREALVSEKLEKIANAKRVPITSVALEYVLHKSPYVFPILGGRKLDHIRGNIEALGLRLTGQEIGEIETAYPFDIGFPHNFLSGNTNRGPRGPGDVRTANVRGLFDYVDDIHPILPPLAD; encoded by the exons ATGGCACCTCCCACCGTTCCAGCTCCCAAGAGCCTGCTTGGCCGCCACCGGCTACTGGCTCCAACCGCAGGGGTGTTTGTAAGCCCGATATGTCTAGGAACCATGAATTTCGGGAGTGTCATGAACGATTCGCTCGGCGAGTGCACCAAGGAGACGGCGTTTGAGATTCTTGACTACTTTTACGAGCAGGGAGGCAACTTCCTTGACAC AGCGTCGAGTTACCAGGGAGAAGAGTCTGAGAAGTGGTTGGGCGAGTGGCTGTCTAAAACCGGACGACGTGACGAGTTCGTCCTGGCGACAAAGTACACGGGCAACTTCAAGTCCAGGTCGGAATCAACCCGTCAGCAATCTAACTTTGGTGGTAATGGTAGCAAGAGCTTGCACTTGTCTGTGGAAGCGAGCCTCAAGAAACTCCAGACCACGTACATCGACCTCCTGTACCTCCACTTCTGGGACATGACAACAGACATACCCGAGATCATGCAGTCTCTCAATCACCTGGTTTCGTCGGGCAAGGTCCTGTACCTAGGCATCTCGGACACGCCAGCTTGGATTGTGGTCAAGTGCAACGAATACGCGAGGCAGCACGGACTTAGGCAATTCTCGGTATACCAGGGTCGGTGGTCCGCCGCTGATCGGGATTTCGAGCGAGACATCATACCCATGTGTCGAGCTGAAGGAATGGGCTTGGCACCATGGGGTACGCTTGGTCGTGGCCTGTTCAAGCCAAAGGACCAGATCAAAGTGGATGGTCGAAACATGCCCTCGATGAACAACGGTCGCGAGGCTCTGGTCtcggagaagctggagaaaATCGCCAATGCGAAGAGGGTCCCAATCACATCGGTTGCCCTGGAATACGTGCTGCACAAATCACCATATGTCTTTCCAATCTTGGGCGGCCGAAAGCTCGATCATATCCGAGGCAACATCGAAGCTCTGGGTCTGCGTTTGACAGGCCAGGAGATTGGGGAGATTGAAACCGCTTACCCGTTTGATATCGGATTTCCCCACAACTTCCTGAGCGGAAATACAAATCGTGGACCGAGAGGGCCTGGAGACGTTCGCACTGCCAATGTGCGCGGGCTGTTTGACTATGTCGACGACATACACCCTATTTTGCCTCCTCTTGCAGACTGA
- a CDS encoding TauD domain-containing protein: MSSITTTEESLQGGAVKSLSHDKTSPSPLELYGLPYWGNENGQKMPPLELFEHYEHGKDADPEFGSLLKEGVKISDITKSIGAEVTGVQLSQLDNKAKDELALLVAQKKVVVFHDQDFNTIPIQQAVDFASYFGKLHVHPVSGAVPGFPQLHMVHRGLDDVGHDKFLETRTTSVSWHSDVSYELQPPGTTFLFAIDVPEAGGDTLFVNQVKAYERLSPAFRQRLEGLKVVHSAHEQARAALENGGQLRREPITSVHPLVRTHPATGEKALYIQPQFARSIVGYKKEESDALLNFLYHHIAFSQDLQCRVKWNPRSVVVWDNRVTAHSGLVDWEGPRFRYIARLAAQAEVPTE, translated from the exons ATGTCGTCTATCACTACTACCGAGGAGTCCTTGCAGGGTGGCGCTGTGAAGTCTCTGTCCCACGACAAGACTTCACCCTCACCTCTCGAGTT ATATGGTCTCCCCTACTGGGGCAATGAGAATGGACAAAA GATGCCCCCTCTCGAGCTCTTTGAGCACTATGAGCACGGCAAGGATGCGGATCCCGAGTTTGGATCCCTCCTAAAAGAGGGCGTCAAGATTTccgacatcaccaagtcgATCGGTGCTGAGGTCACTGGTGTTCAGCTCTCTCAGCTGGATAACAAGGCAAAGGACGAACTGGCACTCCTTGTGGCACAGAAGAAG GTTGTCGTCTTCCACGATCAGGACTTCAACACTATCCCGATCCAGCAGGCTGTAGACTTTGCGAGCTACTTTGGCAAGCTACATGTCCATCCCGTCAG CGGCGCTGTTCCCGGGTTCCCTCAGTTGCACATGGTCCACCGCGGCCTCGATGATGTAGGCCATGACAAGTTTCTCGAGACTAGGACTACGTCGGTCTCGTGGCACAGCGATGTGAGCTACGAGTTGCAGCCTCCGGGAACCACATTCTTATTCGCCATCGACGTGCCCGAGGCCGGAGGAGACACTCTGTTCGTCAACCAGGTTAAGGCTTATGAGCGACTATCTCCTGCATTCCGACAGCGATTGGAAGGGCTCAAGGTCGTGCACTCTGCTCATGAGCAGGCTCGAGCTGCACTTGAGAATGGTGGACAATTGAGGAGAGAACCAATTACTTCTGTGCACCCTCTTGTTCGAACACATCCGGCGACGGGTGAGAAGGCGCTTTACATCCAGCCTCAGTTTGCCCGCTCAATTGTGGGAtacaagaaagaagagagcgATGCCCTGCTCAACTTTCTTTACCACCATATCGCCTTCAGTCAAGATCTTCAGTGCCGGGTTAAATGGAACCCTCGCTCGGTTGTCGTGTGGGATAATAGAGTCACGGCTCACTCAGGCTTAGTGGATTGGGAGGGACCTCGCTTTAGGTATATTGCCCGTCTAGCAGCACAAGCTGAGGTGCCCACGGAATAA
- a CDS encoding Zn(2)-C6 fungal-type domain-containing protein: MNASTEARYLLLGDQRPHKIPRIEPAAPAIHPPWPSGDSQIQHNDYQHSSRRGAEDEVPDARPTAASLPAGTGQPPRTRGTVACRKCRSRKTKCDNQRPSCGYCLKIGEPCVYEAEASSCCHVFGREVLQALNELREIVSKPPNERLPVDNLEVTTSNREDVSPSSGPVSVVTSTPQPATPSSHLRLRPASASLRWTQKIENIIQWRIFQSHIVASDIYPDADLPVTLDHSMPSTDRRLLTDLESRYIHSVHLFNPILHLPTLHDLILRVAESQFDWSPETCLVALVCAIGAMTEPLDTSQTPEASSVVNPDESRNRSDPILAIRYWNVASKRLGLVLDRNDITAVQCLCLAGIWHMLNLQPLQAWKYFSHAGNAWFCTVMRNGPLPKHPERTHFGPICVQDALCFTIWKSICELHPELSLPPSVLQDCEVLRPFPTLPDLDDPRLDDPLINSERSWLYYLAEIAARHLINDLLECHVYDFDNLQRADVVRMIRHTEIFEAQIDEWRSSLPAQLQFDVTTDWTLPELDHPMTMVLRQRYLSSLELTYRPLLRLCTDFSLEDFQGYEAPLLSSVVKLASQNLRFSYLKILNTSKSLHQGTWFNLRSLTGSCLRFAAVEKAQRDGKLAGAQEVRIPPDWRSCVMKGIETLQPYWASKRGGGAGLMDLMDQALAM; the protein is encoded by the exons ATGAATGCCTCGACAGAAGCTCGATATTTGCTCCTGGGAGATCAGAGACCCCACAAGATCCCTCGCATCGAACCGGCAGCCCCCGCGATTCATCCTCCCTGGCCATCAGGGGATTCACAGATTCAGCACAACGATTACCAACATTCAAGTCGGCGTGgggccgaggatgaggtccCAGATGCACGTCCTACTGCTGCGTCGCTGCCCGCAGGTACCGGCCAACCTCCCCGGACCAGGGGAACAGTTGCCTGCCGGAAGTGTCGGTCGCGGAAAACAAAGTGCGACAATCAACGGCCGAGCTGCGGATATTGTCTGAAGATCGGCGAGCCTTGTGTGTATGAGGCGGAAGCCAGCTCCTG CTGCCATGTTTTTGGACGAGAGGTTCTGCAAGCTTTAAACGAGCTTCGAGAAATTGTCTCGAAACCACCAAATGAGCGATTGCCGGTTGATAATCTCGAAGTGACTACTAGCAATAGGGAGGATGTATCCCCTTCAAGTGGCCCAGTCTCCGTCGTCACATCAACTCCTCAGCCGGCAACTCCAAGTAGCCATCTACGACTTAGGCCAGCGTCGGCATCTCTACGCTGGACCCAGAAAATCGAAAACATTATCCAGTGGCGCATCTTCCAATCGCATATTGTAGCGAGCGACATATATCCCGACGCCGATCTACCAGTCACCCTAGACCACTCAATGCCAAGCACCGATAGAAGGCTCCTGACTGACCTCGAATCGAGGTATATCCATAGCGTGCACCTGTTTAACCCCATATTGCATCTTCCAACACTGCACGATCTGATTCTTCGCGTCGCAGAAAGCCAGTTCGATTGGTCACCAGAGACTTGCCTTGTTGCTCTTGTGTGTGCCATCGGTGCTATGACCGAGCCATTAGACACATCACAAACACCTGAAGCGTCTAGCGTTGTCAACCCAGACGAGTCTCGAAATCGTAGCGACCCCATCCTGGCCATTAGGTACTGGAACGTCGCATCTAAGCGCCTgggcctcgtcctcgaccgGAATGACATAACGGCTGTGCAATGTCTGTGCCTGGCAGG GATATGGCACATGCTCAACCTACAACCGCTCCAAGCCTGGAAGTACTTTAGTCATGCTGGAAACGCATGGTTCTGCACAGTCATGCGCAA TGGCCCGTTGCCTAAGCATCCTGAACGAACTCACTTTGGTCCGATCTGCGTCCAAGATGCTCTTTGCTTCACAATTTGGAAATCTATCTG CGAGCTGCACCCCGAACTTTCGCTTCCCCCCTCAGTGCTTCAGGACTGCGAAGTTCTTCGACCATTTCCAACACTTCCAGACCTGGACGATCCAAGACTTGACGATCCCTTGATCAACAGCGAGCGCAGTTGGCTCTACTACCTCGCTGAGATTGCTGCACGGCATCTCATAAATGACCTCCTTGAATGCCACGTTTACGACTTCGACAACCTCCAGCGGGCGGATGTTGTGCGAATGATACGCCACACCGAGATATTCGAGGCCCAGATCGACGAGTGGCGTTCATCATTACCTGCTCAACTCCAATTCGATGTGACTACCGACTGGACTCTTCCCGAGCTAGATCACCCTATGACAATGGTGTTGAGGCAGCGGTACCTATCGAGCCTCGAGTTGACATACCGGCCCTTGCTACGGTTATGCACCGACTTTTCTCTGGAAGATTTCCAAGGATATGAAGCACCGCTTCTAAGCAGTGTTGTGAAACTAGCTTCTCAAAATCTACGATTCTCATACTTGAAGATCCTCAACACGAGCAAGAGTCTCCACCAGGGGACTTGGTTCAACCTCCGCAGCTTGACCGGGTCATGTCTGAGGTTTGCTGCGGTGGAGAAAGCCCAGCGGGACGGAAAGCTGGCTGGCGCACAGGAGGTTCGGATCCCGCCGGATTGGAGATCATGTGTGATGAAAGGGATAGAGACTCTGCAGCCGTACTGGGCTTCAAAACGCGGTGGAGGAGCAGGTTTGATGGACCTGATGGACCAAGCCCTGGCGATGTAG